TCCCCCACCGAGGTCGTCAAGCGCAAGCGCGGATCCTCGATGGCGGTCTGCATGGACCTGATGAAACAGGGCAAGGTTTCGGGAGTCGTCAGCGCCGGCAACACCGGGGCGATCATGGCTTTTGCGATGACGATGCTGGGCGTAGTGCCGGGCGTCTACCGTCCGACGCTGGCAGGTCTGTTCCCGACTTTGAAGGGCAGCACCCTGGTGCTCGACATCGGGGCCAACGTCGATACCAAGCCGCTGCAGTTGGTGCAGTTCGGCATGATGGGCACGACCGCGGCCAGCTACCTGTTCAAGAAGGCCAATCCCTCAGTCGGACTACTCAACATCGGACAAGAGGACAGCAAGGGTAACGAGCTTACCTTCAGCGCCTACCAGCTCTTCAAACAGCACGATATGAACTTTGCCGGCAACGTCGAAGGCAACGCCATTCTCAAAGGCACGGTCGACGTCGTCGTCTGCGACGGGTTCGTCGGCAACGCACTGCTGAAGTACGCCGAAGGCCTGGCCGAAGTCCTGACCGGCCTGCTGGAGCAGTACCTGGAACCAGACTCCGAGCACCGTACCCGCCGCTGGCGCCGCTGGCTGTCCAAGCCGGTTCTTCGGGAGTTCATAGAACGTATGGACTACCAGGAACACGGCGGGGCGTTGATGCTCGGGGTGCTCGGCACGGTCGTGGTCGGCCATGGTCGTTCTTCACCCCGCGCCATCATGAACGCGCTCCATTCGGCCGCGACGGCGGCCGGGGACAACCTGGTCGAACACATTCGTCACCGTTTCGCCCCGACAACGCAAGCCGCATGAAGGCACTTCAGACTGCAGCCCGCAGATTGCAGAATGCCCGAACTCGGGTCGTTGCGCACCTGGCCTTCTGCATCTTGACATGTGCGTTGTCTCTCTTCTCCTCTTCCTGCAACACGCTGCCGGTAGGCTTCGACCAGCTGCGCGACCGCGTCAGCGGTACTGCCGACACGACGCTGCTCCCGGACTCGGCCTCCGGCTACTCACGCTACGTGCCGCTCGGCGGCTCAAGTCTGCTCTACCTGGGCAGGGACGCCGACTACGTATCGCGGCTTGCGCTTCGCTTCTCGATACTCGACACCATGAGCCTCGACTCAGTCACGTCCTTCCAGTTGGTACTTCATCAGTCAGACACGTCAAAGTCGATGGGCTTCATCTG
The sequence above is drawn from the candidate division WOR-3 bacterium genome and encodes:
- the plsX gene encoding phosphate acyltransferase PlsX, with product MRIALDAMGTDNAPAAELEGVALALEEWKDLEVVLVGKPGIIDTETVKGYSGRLEVVPAEEVVGMHESPTEVVKRKRGSSMAVCMDLMKQGKVSGVVSAGNTGAIMAFAMTMLGVVPGVYRPTLAGLFPTLKGSTLVLDIGANVDTKPLQLVQFGMMGTTAASYLFKKANPSVGLLNIGQEDSKGNELTFSAYQLFKQHDMNFAGNVEGNAILKGTVDVVVCDGFVGNALLKYAEGLAEVLTGLLEQYLEPDSEHRTRRWRRWLSKPVLREFIERMDYQEHGGALMLGVLGTVVVGHGRSSPRAIMNALHSAATAAGDNLVEHIRHRFAPTTQAA